In Leptospira ellinghausenii, the following proteins share a genomic window:
- a CDS encoding TonB-dependent receptor family protein → MLNEIENKTQTRKGKNLLLLCFTLMVPTLLFSQDEKSQPDQEPKVEVQAKEETPTIRVKGKKDTDREFLGDVEGTNIYAGKKNEVIRLDKVNANLAMGNTRQVYAKVPGITIWENDGSGIQPGIGARGLSPNRNWEFNTRMNGHDIASDSFGYPEAYFNPPLEALEKVEIIRGAGALQYGPQFGGMVNYVVKKADPTKPVKVETKTTGGSFNTLNQYSSVSGTVGDWSYFVFYQGRSSDGWRENSQYNVQNGFVNLAYKVSEKLKISMEMAKSTYLSQQAGGLTDEQFRIDPRQSGRTRNWFSAPWNVPAMNIDYEQSPTARTNVKIFGLYGERNSVGVVSAANVTDPIQPRTLEYSPRQIDRDTYRNYGMEARQIFNYDLLERTHTLSFGGRYFNGNTDRFRNPNGTTGTKFDLRETNFTGVCYDGTRNCRIADLEFSTLNYAGFVENLFRITDSLSLTPGVRYEWIRSTASGRVNESVPSASKPFGGMIQPLERVQRQVLYGLGAQYQTTKTTNLYANYSRAFRPVVYSELFAPTSTLNEVDPNLKDQSGYNADAGYRGKFGQWIQFDMSVFELRYNNRVGQLPGLLPGQANFQTNVGDSLHRGVEAYLEVDPVVLLTESQPYGSFSLFTSSANVNARYIRWEDPRVLTNPTNAQNFYRVGKLVENAPSQIHRYGVTYHYKNVLSFTYLISYTGATYADAANTGPATANGQIGLIPSYTVRDFTFVWNFHENFSLRGGVNNMTNQMYFTRRAGGYPGPGILPSDGMFYFIGLSAVF, encoded by the coding sequence ATGCTAAATGAAATTGAGAACAAAACTCAAACCAGGAAGGGGAAAAACCTACTCCTCTTATGTTTCACTTTAATGGTTCCAACCCTCCTATTTTCCCAGGATGAAAAATCACAGCCGGACCAAGAACCAAAAGTAGAAGTGCAAGCGAAGGAAGAAACTCCTACCATCCGCGTGAAAGGGAAAAAAGATACAGATCGTGAATTTCTCGGAGATGTAGAAGGCACAAATATCTATGCAGGTAAAAAAAACGAAGTCATTCGATTAGATAAAGTAAATGCGAATTTAGCGATGGGAAACACTCGTCAGGTGTATGCAAAAGTTCCTGGCATTACCATTTGGGAAAATGATGGGAGTGGGATCCAACCAGGAATTGGTGCCAGAGGTTTGTCCCCCAATCGAAATTGGGAATTTAACACTCGTATGAATGGGCATGACATCGCATCCGATTCCTTCGGGTACCCCGAAGCATATTTTAACCCACCTTTGGAAGCTCTTGAAAAAGTAGAGATCATTAGAGGAGCTGGTGCCTTACAGTACGGACCTCAATTTGGTGGAATGGTCAATTATGTGGTGAAAAAAGCTGACCCGACTAAACCCGTCAAAGTAGAAACTAAAACGACAGGTGGTTCATTCAACACCCTTAACCAATATAGTTCTGTTAGTGGGACAGTTGGAGATTGGAGTTATTTTGTTTTTTACCAAGGCCGTAGTTCTGATGGATGGAGGGAAAATTCACAGTACAATGTTCAAAATGGATTTGTGAATTTGGCATATAAAGTTTCCGAAAAATTGAAGATCTCAATGGAAATGGCAAAGTCAACTTACTTAAGCCAACAAGCTGGTGGACTCACTGATGAACAATTTCGGATCGACCCAAGACAGTCAGGAAGGACAAGAAACTGGTTCAGTGCCCCTTGGAATGTACCTGCGATGAACATTGATTATGAACAAAGTCCGACTGCCAGGACCAATGTTAAAATCTTCGGACTTTATGGAGAAAGAAATTCTGTTGGTGTAGTATCAGCCGCAAATGTTACGGACCCAATCCAACCTCGGACTTTAGAATATAGTCCAAGGCAAATTGATAGAGATACATATCGTAATTATGGGATGGAAGCAAGACAGATCTTTAATTACGATTTATTAGAAAGAACTCATACTCTATCATTCGGAGGTAGGTATTTTAATGGGAATACAGATCGATTCCGAAATCCAAATGGAACAACAGGAACTAAATTTGATCTAAGGGAAACCAATTTTACTGGTGTGTGTTATGATGGCACACGAAATTGTCGAATCGCTGATTTGGAATTTTCGACATTAAATTACGCTGGTTTCGTTGAAAATTTATTTCGGATCACTGACTCTCTTTCTCTTACTCCTGGTGTACGATATGAATGGATTCGATCCACTGCTTCTGGCCGAGTCAATGAATCGGTCCCTAGCGCTTCAAAACCGTTTGGTGGGATGATCCAACCATTGGAACGTGTACAAAGGCAGGTTCTTTATGGACTTGGTGCCCAATACCAAACGACAAAAACTACCAATTTATATGCAAACTATTCACGAGCATTTCGGCCTGTCGTCTATTCGGAGTTATTTGCACCAACATCTACATTAAATGAAGTTGATCCCAACTTAAAAGACCAATCCGGTTATAATGCAGATGCAGGATACCGTGGGAAATTTGGACAATGGATCCAGTTTGACATGAGTGTTTTTGAGCTTCGGTATAACAATCGGGTTGGCCAACTTCCAGGCCTTCTCCCTGGCCAAGCAAACTTCCAAACGAATGTGGGAGATTCTTTACACAGAGGGGTGGAAGCATATTTAGAAGTTGATCCAGTGGTGTTACTGACCGAATCGCAACCATACGGATCCTTTAGTTTATTCACATCGAGCGCAAATGTGAATGCTCGTTATATCCGTTGGGAAGATCCACGTGTACTCACAAACCCAACCAATGCACAAAACTTTTATCGTGTTGGAAAACTTGTAGAAAACGCCCCTTCACAAATCCATCGTTATGGAGTCACTTACCATTACAAAAATGTCCTGAGTTTCACGTATTTGATCAGTTATACGGGAGCAACTTATGCTGATGCAGCCAATACTGGACCTGCTACAGCAAATGGACAAATTGGTCTCATCCCTTCTTATACAGTGAGAGACTTTACGTTTGTTTGGAATTTTCACGAAAACTTTTCTCTTCGTGGAGGAGTTAACAACATGACAAACCAAATGTATTTTACACGTCGTGCGGGAGGATACCCTGGTCCTGGAATTTTACCTTCCGATGGGATGTTTTATTTTATTGGCTTAAGTGCTGTATTTTAG
- a CDS encoding GyrI-like domain-containing protein has translation MANLSEPLVQTEKFTVMGLRIRTSNAPGDAEVNIPAIYSKFYKEDIPKKMEMLRKIDPLFAVYSSYESDENGAYDFLLGYAVDPNAKPLPGMELIQIAPQNGRYFAIQPGPPEEVVPKFWAEIWNHPEIPKIRSFQTDWEEYSEAGIRVFLSTN, from the coding sequence ATGGCTAATTTGTCAGAACCACTTGTTCAAACAGAAAAATTTACGGTTATGGGACTTCGTATCAGAACATCCAATGCACCGGGAGATGCAGAAGTCAACATTCCAGCCATTTATTCAAAATTTTATAAAGAAGACATTCCAAAAAAAATGGAGATGTTACGAAAGATTGATCCTCTTTTTGCCGTATATTCATCCTATGAATCAGATGAAAATGGTGCGTATGATTTTTTGTTAGGTTATGCTGTAGATCCGAATGCAAAACCGCTCCCAGGAATGGAACTGATTCAGATAGCACCACAAAACGGCCGTTATTTTGCAATCCAACCTGGCCCACCTGAAGAAGTTGTTCCTAAATTTTGGGCTGAAATTTGGAACCATCCAGAGATTCCTAAAATTAGAAGTTTTCAAACAGATTGGGAAGAATATTCAGAAGCAGGGATTCGAGTTTTTTTATCTACTAATTAG
- a CDS encoding PrsW family glutamic-type intramembrane protease has product MKEMGAFDYLIGAATVFPWAVVIWKAYKPKKGWQEVIGILFALVFGWLSTDLILRLHPILWPETDFSPKKKVSLLTQTAHLAFIQAGITEETFKIFFIMVLSFVLGYDRKTKEFSPSVVLFGGFVAMGFSFVENTHYIFREPEEKKLNLFIARTIHSSNIHLLINLCFSMFLLKSNLKQDVSAKRLIVIFGFVLAVLQHGVVDFLLIPGATIGLWISTAMFVGIWVWVVTDWRIYVIEKKRQSNTNQPSEVPVI; this is encoded by the coding sequence ATGAAAGAAATGGGAGCCTTTGATTATTTGATTGGTGCGGCCACAGTGTTTCCATGGGCAGTTGTCATTTGGAAAGCTTATAAACCGAAAAAAGGATGGCAAGAGGTCATTGGAATTCTCTTTGCATTGGTATTTGGTTGGCTATCCACCGATTTAATTTTAAGATTACACCCCATCCTTTGGCCAGAGACAGATTTTTCTCCGAAAAAAAAGGTAAGTTTACTCACTCAAACTGCTCATTTAGCATTTATCCAAGCTGGAATCACCGAAGAAACGTTCAAAATTTTCTTTATCATGGTATTGTCTTTCGTTTTGGGATATGATCGTAAAACAAAAGAATTTTCACCGAGTGTTGTTTTATTCGGCGGATTTGTGGCAATGGGATTTTCCTTCGTCGAAAATACACATTATATCTTCCGTGAACCTGAAGAAAAAAAATTAAATCTTTTTATCGCAAGAACCATTCATTCTTCCAATATCCATCTTTTGATCAATTTGTGTTTTTCCATGTTTTTATTAAAGAGTAACTTGAAACAAGATGTGAGTGCTAAACGATTGATTGTCATTTTTGGATTTGTATTGGCTGTTTTGCAACATGGTGTGGTAGATTTTTTGCTCATCCCAGGTGCCACCATTGGACTTTGGATTTCAACTGCTATGTTTGTTGGGATATGGGTTTGGGTGGTTACCGATTGGCGAATTTACGTTATCGAAAAAAAAAGACAATCGAACACAAACCAACCAAGCGAAGTACCTGTTATATGA
- a CDS encoding energy transducer TonB family protein, producing MDSANSQYLSPWAKKSLTFFLWLSPLFSLGPFLAFGILFAFPKEFRLRLKAIAVIAVYILNWILFYPVELLHRSSMEWEGMINAFLAQDGTTFRLKFGFFIFCFFLLLSNYFHSYFRNRKRESVRQIRTSRDFPSSQIRTEMRIRDSKFDTILLVLVLALVFQYLFLYITESLNPQKNLSPLAPLYDVHQFVFNYSISVCILLFSFNRNKIPSLLAKPYLSYMEGIRIRESWKQAVKTEGKFPLRLELIIKQKAKFRDQILPGFGHIYVYEYWRGFPILFLTLLLYLFSAVWVFSYISPIFGIQFLAGFGLKPGIPDKDFFISSQNIAYAAFSLAALVGLYFYSAMILEKSFSLENLGIKKDKDGESEPFFKPGLRKGFRNVLPLSLLFHLVLLCLVFLIPISIQRGKKKEHSAQKNDHFRPEKMEFYFIDPNVPDDTQGLNGGVITGNETENKEKGEKISNEKVADNGPVKGYIKKIRGKKVPPTYSNYISAKMRIPESYMDYWAKAPHPYSSVVAYTITQDGDVIDVELVEASDYPDQDLRTLQLVESLGPLMPPPGTKSDIRVTELFWNGPIDPEFVPTPLQKEMINLFDGRYMEEIPE from the coding sequence ATGGATTCGGCAAACTCTCAATACCTCTCACCCTGGGCAAAAAAATCCTTAACGTTTTTCCTTTGGCTCTCTCCACTTTTCAGTTTGGGACCTTTTTTGGCCTTTGGTATCCTCTTTGCTTTCCCTAAGGAATTTCGCCTCCGCTTAAAAGCAATCGCGGTCATTGCGGTTTACATTCTCAATTGGATTTTGTTTTACCCTGTTGAGTTATTACATCGTTCCAGTATGGAATGGGAGGGAATGATCAATGCATTTTTAGCGCAGGATGGAACAACCTTCCGTTTGAAGTTTGGGTTTTTTATTTTTTGTTTTTTTCTCCTCCTATCCAATTACTTTCACAGCTATTTTAGAAATCGGAAACGAGAATCGGTAAGACAGATTCGCACCAGTCGAGACTTTCCAAGTTCTCAAATCCGAACTGAAATGCGAATTCGAGATTCTAAATTTGATACCATTTTGCTTGTACTTGTCCTTGCACTCGTATTCCAATATTTATTTTTATACATTACCGAATCTCTAAACCCACAAAAAAATCTATCACCACTCGCGCCTCTTTACGATGTTCATCAGTTTGTATTTAATTATTCGATTTCAGTTTGTATTTTATTGTTTAGTTTTAATCGAAACAAAATCCCTTCACTGCTTGCGAAACCATATCTTAGTTATATGGAAGGAATTCGCATTCGTGAAAGTTGGAAACAGGCTGTTAAAACAGAAGGAAAGTTCCCACTTCGATTAGAACTCATCATCAAACAAAAAGCAAAATTCCGTGATCAAATATTACCTGGGTTTGGGCATATTTATGTTTATGAATATTGGCGTGGATTTCCCATTTTATTCCTAACACTATTATTATACTTATTTTCTGCGGTTTGGGTTTTTTCTTATATCAGTCCAATTTTTGGGATTCAGTTCCTCGCAGGTTTTGGATTAAAACCAGGAATCCCAGACAAAGATTTTTTTATTTCTTCACAAAACATTGCTTATGCGGCTTTTTCACTCGCTGCATTAGTTGGATTGTATTTTTACTCTGCAATGATTTTAGAGAAGTCATTCAGTTTAGAAAATTTAGGAATTAAAAAAGACAAAGATGGCGAATCGGAACCATTTTTTAAACCAGGATTACGAAAAGGATTTCGAAATGTGTTACCACTTTCATTACTCTTCCACTTGGTTTTACTTTGTTTAGTCTTCCTCATTCCAATCAGTATCCAACGTGGTAAAAAAAAGGAACATTCTGCGCAAAAAAATGACCACTTCCGACCTGAAAAGATGGAGTTTTATTTCATCGATCCGAATGTCCCAGATGATACCCAAGGATTGAATGGGGGAGTCATCACCGGTAACGAAACCGAAAACAAGGAAAAGGGTGAAAAAATTTCCAATGAAAAGGTAGCGGATAACGGACCGGTGAAAGGTTATATCAAAAAAATCCGTGGAAAAAAAGTCCCTCCCACTTATTCCAATTATATCTCTGCAAAAATGCGGATTCCTGAAAGTTATATGGACTACTGGGCCAAAGCTCCTCATCCTTATTCGAGTGTTGTTGCATATACAATCACACAAGATGGTGATGTCATTGATGTAGAACTAGTGGAAGCATCCGATTACCCAGACCAAGACTTAAGAACCTTACAACTTGTGGAAAGTTTGGGACCTCTCATGCCGCCACCAGGAACGAAAAGTGACATTCGTGTCACCGAACTATTTTGGAATGGACCCATTGACCCTGAGTTTGTTCCTACACCTTTACAAAAAGAAATGATCAACTTGTTTGACGGCCGTTATATGGAAGAGATACCTGAATGA
- a CDS encoding glycine--tRNA ligase, with translation MAQPKEKEEQSLKPIVAVSKRRGFVFPGSEIYGGLSNTFDYGPNGIEVLNNLKRLWWEFFVHRRDDVLGLDSSILLHPRVWEASGHISNFNDPLMDCKKCKTRVRVDKFLEDKEGEGAATGKSLEELTNTIREKAYACPTCGTVGSFTDARQFNLMFKTSHGASEEGATDIYLRPETAQGIFINFKNVTQIARKKVPFGIAQIGKSFRNEIMARQFIFRTREFEQMEMEFFCEPGTQKEWFKYWVDYCMDWLVNVVGLKKENLRVREHEKEELSFYSDSTSDIEYKYPFGWGELWGIASRTDYDLTQHEKFSSEDLKYHDLDQKKKYLPYVVEPALGLNRLFLAVLCDAYEEEKLEKDDIRTVLRFGKRVSPMKVAIFPLMKKDGLDAKAKEIYADLRNHWYVDYDESGAIGKRYRRHDEIGTPFCITVDYDTMSDGTVTIRERDSMKQERIPVSELKSYLIQRMV, from the coding sequence ATGGCACAGCCGAAAGAGAAAGAAGAACAGTCGCTTAAACCCATAGTCGCAGTCTCCAAGAGAAGAGGCTTTGTTTTCCCAGGATCCGAAATTTACGGAGGCCTCTCCAATACCTTTGACTATGGTCCAAATGGGATTGAAGTCCTTAATAATTTAAAACGCCTTTGGTGGGAATTTTTTGTCCACCGTCGGGATGATGTATTAGGACTCGACTCTTCTATCCTCCTCCACCCTCGTGTTTGGGAGGCTTCTGGCCATATTTCCAATTTTAATGACCCACTGATGGATTGCAAAAAATGCAAAACCCGAGTGCGTGTGGACAAATTTTTAGAGGATAAAGAAGGAGAAGGTGCAGCAACTGGGAAAAGTTTAGAAGAATTAACAAACACTATCCGCGAAAAAGCCTATGCCTGCCCTACTTGTGGAACTGTCGGTAGTTTCACCGATGCAAGACAATTCAATTTGATGTTTAAAACTTCTCATGGTGCTTCGGAAGAAGGTGCGACTGACATTTACCTTCGTCCGGAAACTGCCCAAGGGATTTTTATCAATTTTAAAAATGTAACTCAAATTGCGCGGAAAAAAGTTCCCTTTGGAATTGCTCAAATTGGGAAATCGTTCCGTAATGAAATCATGGCACGCCAATTTATCTTTCGCACTCGTGAGTTCGAACAGATGGAAATGGAATTTTTCTGTGAACCTGGAACCCAAAAAGAATGGTTCAAGTATTGGGTAGACTACTGTATGGACTGGCTTGTGAATGTAGTCGGTTTAAAAAAAGAAAACCTACGAGTGAGAGAACATGAGAAGGAAGAACTTTCCTTTTATAGTGATTCCACAAGTGACATCGAGTATAAATATCCATTTGGTTGGGGAGAACTCTGGGGCATTGCTTCGAGAACCGATTATGACCTAACCCAACATGAGAAATTTTCTTCTGAAGATTTAAAGTATCACGACTTAGACCAAAAGAAAAAATACCTTCCCTATGTTGTCGAACCAGCACTTGGACTTAACCGCCTCTTCCTCGCAGTGTTATGCGATGCCTACGAAGAAGAAAAATTAGAAAAAGATGACATTCGAACTGTTTTGCGTTTTGGAAAACGAGTGAGCCCAATGAAGGTTGCGATTTTCCCATTGATGAAAAAAGACGGACTTGATGCCAAAGCAAAAGAAATTTATGCAGACTTAAGAAACCATTGGTATGTTGACTATGATGAAAGTGGTGCGATTGGAAAACGTTACCGCCGCCATGATGAAATCGGAACTCCATTCTGTATCACAGTCGATTATGATACCATGAGTGATGGAACAGTTACCATTCGCGAAAGAGATTCGATGAAACAAGAAAGAATTCCAGTTTCTGAACTCAAATCATACCTCATCCAAAGAATGGTATAG
- a CDS encoding GNAT family N-acetyltransferase, giving the protein MIRNLIESDRNQTIELVNQFFRKVNELELDGLFRIRPRAATKFTDIYFKLIGTGKVYMRGYFEEEELVSLVIGRIEEKPHLEEERSLFIDLAVTKLGKKKKGYMTELLKDVDLWCLEKNIPAIELRAILKNEEAVKFWNRSSFEPFYIRYRKRLVN; this is encoded by the coding sequence GTGATCCGAAATCTTATAGAATCCGATAGAAACCAAACCATCGAACTCGTGAATCAGTTTTTCCGAAAGGTAAACGAACTCGAGTTAGATGGGCTTTTCCGCATTCGTCCCCGCGCTGCCACCAAATTCACTGATATCTATTTTAAATTGATTGGTACTGGAAAAGTGTACATGCGTGGGTATTTTGAGGAAGAGGAACTTGTTTCTCTTGTCATAGGAAGGATTGAAGAAAAACCCCATCTCGAAGAAGAAAGAAGTCTTTTCATTGACCTTGCTGTCACCAAATTAGGAAAAAAGAAAAAAGGGTATATGACAGAACTCTTAAAAGATGTAGACCTTTGGTGTTTGGAAAAAAACATTCCCGCCATTGAACTTCGAGCCATTTTAAAAAACGAAGAAGCTGTCAAATTTTGGAATCGATCAAGTTTTGAGCCGTTTTACATCCGTTACCGAAAACGACTCGTCAATTGA
- a CDS encoding TPM domain-containing protein: MLWNPKFSFQFLFTICLVHLICLTPVFAKEPKLLTSPITDEVGILSSTQITHLQSVISEIESKTGAQVFLYIIESLEGENLETYSLQVAEQSKIGQKGKDNGVLVFLSVGDRKVRIEVGYGLEETLTDVLCSRIIKNIMIPEFKKGDIPNGILHGYDAIALILFGDADSNPNLQTNYPDGIGAAFSNDNTVTNIGISIVVIVVAGIVYFLLTDGKKFKRKIWLDVFYGGIVVSGLIYFLPDAVFYFFCFGMIAFNLYLLYGRWEWFSYPLSILSLLFWIPFLQFSFHTEWIVLFWIIGVIGSILLVIKLALDDELLTSYKEFAKKLGFTGSGLFFHTLATLSLWFSVVSFLNQESIFYIVYYQGLILFTLYGFSISVFQNHAIRYGVSFLLWLSVIFGFYFYRPSIENTPQLIDYNTLFQSFQWFCCLVLGFVLAKSIHVKSWKTRSLKYGLISLVWTFGFSIERILGFSDHFSIAIFFFSYFTLLILHFFYTIWEESDGSSYSSYSTSSSSSSSYTSSSSSYRSSSSSSSSGGGGGSFGGGGSSGSW; the protein is encoded by the coding sequence ATGTTATGGAATCCGAAATTTAGCTTCCAATTCCTTTTTACAATTTGTTTGGTTCATCTCATTTGTTTGACTCCAGTGTTTGCAAAAGAACCAAAACTCCTTACATCGCCCATCACGGATGAAGTTGGAATCTTAAGTTCCACACAGATCACTCACTTACAATCGGTGATATCCGAAATCGAATCAAAAACTGGCGCTCAAGTATTTTTATACATCATTGAAAGTTTAGAAGGAGAAAATTTAGAAACCTATTCCCTTCAGGTTGCAGAACAATCAAAAATTGGGCAAAAAGGAAAAGACAATGGTGTACTCGTATTCCTTTCAGTTGGTGATCGTAAAGTAAGGATTGAAGTAGGGTATGGTTTAGAAGAAACATTAACAGACGTATTGTGCAGTCGAATCATCAAAAACATCATGATTCCCGAATTCAAAAAAGGAGATATTCCCAATGGAATTCTACATGGTTATGATGCAATTGCATTGATACTCTTTGGTGATGCTGATTCCAACCCCAATTTACAAACGAATTATCCAGATGGCATTGGTGCAGCTTTTTCCAATGACAATACGGTAACAAATATTGGGATATCAATCGTTGTGATCGTTGTTGCTGGTATTGTATATTTCCTCTTGACTGATGGGAAAAAATTCAAACGTAAAATTTGGTTGGATGTATTCTATGGTGGTATTGTCGTATCTGGACTTATTTACTTCTTACCAGATGCTGTTTTTTATTTTTTTTGCTTTGGGATGATCGCATTCAATTTATATCTATTGTATGGGCGTTGGGAATGGTTTTCGTATCCTCTTTCGATCCTTTCGCTTCTTTTTTGGATCCCATTTTTACAATTCAGTTTTCATACCGAATGGATTGTCCTCTTTTGGATCATTGGTGTCATTGGATCCATCCTTTTAGTCATTAAACTTGCGTTAGATGATGAATTGTTAACTTCCTACAAGGAGTTTGCCAAAAAATTAGGTTTTACTGGCAGTGGACTTTTTTTCCATACCCTTGCCACCCTTAGCCTTTGGTTTAGTGTTGTTTCCTTCCTGAACCAAGAATCCATTTTTTACATAGTGTATTACCAAGGGCTTATTCTTTTTACCTTGTATGGATTTTCAATTTCAGTCTTCCAAAACCATGCCATTCGCTATGGAGTTAGTTTCCTTTTATGGTTGTCTGTCATTTTCGGATTTTACTTCTATAGGCCATCAATAGAAAACACTCCTCAACTAATTGATTACAATACCTTATTCCAAAGTTTCCAATGGTTTTGTTGTTTGGTATTGGGGTTTGTATTAGCAAAATCAATTCATGTAAAATCTTGGAAGACAAGGTCTTTGAAATATGGACTCATTTCTCTAGTTTGGACTTTTGGGTTTTCCATTGAACGTATCCTCGGATTCAGTGATCACTTTTCGATAGCGATCTTTTTCTTTTCTTATTTTACCTTACTTATCTTACATTTCTTTTATACAATTTGGGAAGAAAGTGACGGTAGTTCCTATTCTTCGTACTCAACAAGTTCAAGTTCTTCTTCGAGTTATACAAGTTCATCGAGTTCTTATCGATCCAGTTCGAGTTCTAGTTCAAGTGGTGGTGGCGGAGGAAGTTTTGGAGGAGGAGGGAGTTCTGGAAGTTGGTAA
- a CDS encoding TetR/AcrR family transcriptional regulator: MDIGHSVLNLFGLNETMPNSMNVQLKLDPTKSFTKREQTKQKIFRTAILLFQKEGYETTTMRMIAKEAKVSLGLTYYHFQSKEDLVLEFYKSSQKELIRQSELFFKTTKDFKARYKFIVTTQLELFSHHKKFLQVLARQAGDPTYPLSPFSSESESLREEAVGIIRLAMMTSNTKLREDLSKVLPDLLWMQQMGILFFWLSDPTKSFQNTKLMIHDSLDLTFKLIKLSNFPLFKSVMGPIFRMVRLAKFKS, from the coding sequence ATGGATATAGGACATTCTGTTCTCAATTTATTTGGACTCAATGAAACAATGCCAAACTCAATGAACGTACAACTGAAACTAGATCCAACGAAATCATTCACCAAAAGGGAACAAACCAAACAAAAGATTTTTCGAACGGCGATTCTTCTCTTCCAAAAAGAAGGGTATGAGACAACAACAATGCGAATGATCGCAAAGGAAGCCAAAGTTTCATTGGGACTTACCTATTATCATTTCCAATCCAAAGAAGATTTGGTACTAGAATTCTATAAAAGTTCTCAGAAGGAATTGATCAGACAATCGGAATTGTTTTTCAAAACAACAAAAGATTTTAAGGCGCGTTACAAGTTTATCGTCACAACACAATTAGAGCTTTTTTCCCATCATAAAAAATTCTTACAGGTCCTTGCAAGGCAAGCAGGAGATCCAACCTACCCTTTATCACCATTTAGTTCTGAGAGTGAAAGTTTACGTGAAGAAGCTGTAGGAATCATACGACTTGCGATGATGACTTCTAATACAAAATTACGAGAGGACTTGAGTAAAGTTTTGCCTGATCTTCTATGGATGCAACAAATGGGGATTTTGTTTTTTTGGTTAAGTGATCCTACCAAATCATTTCAAAACACAAAATTGATGATCCATGATTCTTTGGATCTTACTTTTAAACTCATCAAACTTTCTAATTTCCCATTGTTCAAAAGTGTAATGGGACCTATCTTTCGGATGGTCAGACTTGCAAAATTTAAATCATAA
- a CDS encoding esterase/lipase family protein, which yields MIRKSLLAFFVTAMMATPVLASSGSSSKPLAGTYPIILSHGLFGWGENSGGIISIVNYWGGTDDYLRSQGATVYAPSKTAANSNEVRAAELKAAILTYAAATNYSGKFHILGHSQGGLDSRYMVSNLGLSSRVATLTTLNTPHYGSPIADIIKTVLPGWIQPFVASIVETLVKVVYGGTNQQNALAALSSLTKEGLSTFNSYTPNQSGVKYFSYGSYITIPDLIQHPLMGILHPACAAGGLFQGQGATNDGLVPLSSQKWGTWKGGPSYGIFTTGVDHLQVSNTLRSGSLWYDVEGFYMNMASNMKANQ from the coding sequence ATGATTCGAAAAAGTCTTTTGGCCTTTTTTGTGACTGCCATGATGGCAACCCCAGTTCTTGCGAGTTCTGGTTCTTCTTCTAAACCGCTTGCGGGAACCTACCCGATCATTTTATCACATGGTCTTTTTGGATGGGGCGAAAATTCTGGTGGGATCATTAGTATTGTCAACTATTGGGGTGGAACAGATGACTACCTCAGAAGCCAAGGAGCTACTGTATACGCTCCATCAAAAACAGCAGCTAACTCAAATGAAGTGAGAGCAGCTGAATTAAAAGCTGCCATCTTAACTTATGCAGCAGCCACTAACTACTCTGGAAAATTCCATATCCTTGGCCACTCCCAAGGTGGACTCGATAGTCGTTATATGGTTTCCAACTTAGGACTTTCCAGTCGAGTGGCAACACTTACAACACTCAATACTCCTCATTATGGATCACCAATTGCTGATATCATCAAAACAGTCCTTCCGGGTTGGATCCAACCATTTGTGGCAAGTATTGTAGAAACACTTGTGAAAGTAGTGTATGGTGGAACCAACCAACAAAATGCACTCGCTGCTTTATCCTCTCTTACCAAAGAGGGTTTATCTACATTTAACTCTTACACTCCTAACCAATCAGGTGTGAAATATTTCTCGTACGGTTCTTATATCACCATTCCTGATTTAATCCAACACCCACTGATGGGAATTTTACACCCAGCATGTGCTGCTGGTGGACTTTTCCAAGGACAAGGGGCAACAAATGATGGTCTTGTTCCACTTTCTTCTCAGAAATGGGGAACGTGGAAAGGAGGTCCTTCATACGGAATCTTTACCACTGGAGTTGACCATTTACAAGTATCCAATACACTTCGATCTGGAAGTTTATGGTATGATGTAGAAGGATTTTATATGAATATGGCTTCCAATATGAAGGCGAACCAATAA